A section of the Desulfurobacteriaceae bacterium genome encodes:
- a CDS encoding YihY/virulence factor BrkB family protein, producing the protein MNCEELLKKIKQIKFLRYVLFAVCDAIRYDYLFFAASIAYFTLMSIIPLFIFLFFLGMIVFQINFYDFVPKEFINSPLNPIFTQIEQVINNSGLVSGTAALVMLWFSRGIFLSLERSFCEILCRKSSCNFIHKNLLVIAVIFFLWILMFIFYSAKYLIALLLPQLPLLSFVSSMLVPILLFAILLSIYYFLLPIEIPFKFILKTSIFVFFLLTIVEKVLVWFILNISKIGIFYGSFAALIVFLIWIYYSATVILLGVGIIKAKLILDKGLSHESGENY; encoded by the coding sequence ATGAACTGCGAAGAACTTTTAAAAAAGATAAAACAAATAAAATTTTTAAGATACGTTCTGTTTGCTGTTTGTGATGCTATAAGATATGATTATCTTTTCTTTGCTGCTTCTATTGCTTACTTTACCTTAATGTCAATAATTCCTCTTTTTATATTCTTGTTCTTTCTCGGAATGATCGTTTTTCAGATAAATTTTTACGATTTCGTTCCAAAGGAGTTCATAAACTCTCCACTAAACCCCATATTTACCCAGATAGAGCAGGTTATAAACAACTCAGGTTTAGTAAGTGGAACTGCTGCTTTAGTTATGCTTTGGTTTTCACGAGGAATATTTCTTTCACTTGAGAGATCTTTCTGCGAAATTTTATGCAGGAAAAGTTCATGTAATTTTATACATAAAAACTTATTAGTTATTGCTGTTATCTTCTTTTTGTGGATTTTAATGTTCATATTTTATTCTGCTAAATACTTAATTGCCCTTTTACTTCCTCAACTACCTTTACTTTCTTTTGTTTCATCAATGCTTGTACCAATCCTCCTTTTTGCGATTTTACTAAGCATTTACTACTTTTTACTTCCTATAGAAATCCCTTTTAAGTTCATTTTAAAAACTTCCATTTTTGTCTTCTTCTTACTTACAATTGTTGAAAAGGTTCTCGTTTGGTTTATCCTCAACATTTCGAAGATAGGTATCTTTTACGGTTCATTTGCAGCCTTGATTGTCTTCCTTATATGGATCTACTACTCTGCTACCGTTATCCTTCTTGGGGTTGGAATTATAAAAGCAAAACTAATTTTGGATAAGGGGCTAAGCCATGAGAGTGGTGAGAACTATTAG
- a CDS encoding amidohydrolase family protein, with amino-acid sequence MKVLVKADWVITSSLDAIKNGYIVIKNGKVDGYFEKKPLGNFKKEISLKGVLFPPFVNAHTHLELSLTSFSVDVFSSFFDWLLWIIKERITFSKDKLEIAVKKGLEELKSFGVVYVGDISSFGISRKFMKHGVSFLEIIGKDLEIKNLPPPLSIHSVYSVSFELIKKIAKDAKDRGYKFQIHLGETVDEEKFARGEENRFETLIYPFLGRKRYEKVFTKNLVEYLKKAEALFENTIAVHCTNLSRKELDTLMKKSCGIVLCPRSNIFLQVGFPKVEHVIDYDKVTVGTDGLSSNVSLSIIEEIKAIYYRLEGNISTRKLLKLITINGAKVLGIEGYLEKPIFTFWEGVCLEDPFNLILKESTNFKVLDLSYLV; translated from the coding sequence GTGAAAGTTCTCGTGAAAGCTGATTGGGTAATAACAAGTTCTTTAGACGCTATAAAAAATGGATACATTGTAATTAAAAACGGCAAAGTAGATGGATACTTTGAAAAAAAACCTCTAGGAAACTTCAAAAAAGAAATTTCTTTAAAAGGAGTTCTTTTTCCTCCTTTCGTTAATGCCCATACACACTTAGAACTATCCTTAACTTCTTTTTCTGTAGATGTTTTTTCCTCATTCTTTGATTGGCTTTTATGGATAATTAAGGAAAGGATAACTTTCTCTAAAGATAAGTTAGAAATAGCAGTAAAAAAGGGATTAGAGGAATTAAAATCTTTCGGAGTGGTTTACGTTGGAGATATTTCCTCTTTTGGAATCTCGAGAAAGTTTATGAAACACGGAGTTTCGTTTTTGGAAATTATAGGAAAGGATTTAGAGATTAAGAATCTTCCCCCTCCACTGTCTATCCATTCCGTTTATTCAGTTTCTTTTGAACTTATAAAGAAGATTGCAAAAGATGCAAAAGATAGAGGCTACAAGTTTCAGATCCATCTTGGAGAAACAGTAGATGAGGAAAAGTTTGCAAGAGGAGAAGAGAATAGGTTTGAAACCCTTATCTATCCATTTCTTGGAAGAAAGAGATATGAAAAAGTTTTTACTAAAAATTTAGTGGAATACTTAAAGAAAGCTGAAGCCCTGTTTGAAAATACAATAGCCGTTCACTGTACAAATCTTTCTAGGAAGGAACTTGACACTTTAATGAAAAAGTCCTGTGGAATAGTTCTTTGTCCACGAAGCAACATATTTTTACAGGTAGGTTTTCCAAAGGTGGAACACGTAATAGATTACGACAAAGTTACTGTGGGAACAGATGGTCTAAGTTCAAACGTTTCTCTTTCCATTATAGAAGAAATAAAAGCCATTTACTACAGATTGGAAGGAAACATATCTACCAGAAAACTTTTAAAGTTAATTACCATCAATGGTGCAAAAGTTCTTGGAATAGAGGGTTATCTTGAAAAGCCAATTTTTACTTTTTGGGAAGGAGTATGTTTAGAAGACCCTTTTAACCTTATCCTTAAAGAGTCCACAAACTTTAAAGTCCTTGACTTATCGTATTTAGTTTGA
- a CDS encoding polynucleotide adenylyltransferase, translated as MEKRIFYHPVVEKIARCFSKAFLVGGFVRDRLLNIFKDRVDLDIITFDDLKKVNNCILKTLKVSSFSFEKEKTVITFFGENFRIDVSNVKDSLEKDLLSRDFTINAIAVSINDFSLTDPTNGLKDLKNRIVRPISKESIQRDPVRIIRGIRFKHFLGFEYHPTFINYSRLFSKNLENSPIERVKEELVKISNVGIFSKALKDFDLVGVFVP; from the coding sequence ATGGAAAAAAGGATTTTTTACCATCCAGTAGTTGAAAAAATAGCAAGGTGTTTTTCTAAAGCTTTCTTAGTTGGTGGGTTTGTCAGGGATAGACTCTTAAACATCTTTAAGGATAGAGTAGATTTAGACATAATAACTTTTGATGATCTTAAAAAAGTTAATAACTGTATTTTAAAGACTCTTAAAGTATCCTCTTTTTCCTTTGAGAAGGAAAAAACAGTTATTACCTTCTTTGGTGAAAACTTCCGCATTGACGTTTCCAATGTAAAAGACTCCTTGGAAAAAGACCTTCTTAGTAGAGATTTTACAATAAACGCAATAGCCGTTTCTATTAATGATTTCTCCTTAACTGACCCAACAAACGGCTTAAAAGATCTAAAAAATAGAATAGTAAGACCAATCAGTAAAGAATCTATTCAGAGAGACCCTGTAAGAATAATTAGAGGCATTAGGTTTAAACATTTTCTAGGTTTTGAGTACCATCCAACCTTTATTAACTATTCACGGCTATTTTCGAAAAATCTCGAAAATAGTCCTATCGAAAGAGTAAAAGAGGAACTTGTAAAAATTTCAAATGTAGGTATTTTCTCAAAAGCACTAAAGGATTTTGACCTTGTTGGAGTTTTCGTTCCA
- the ccsB gene encoding c-type cytochrome biogenesis protein CcsB translates to MISSVALFNAGMVTFFLSFLLYTIHTFSKSSWSGKFATISAWLGVLVQGVAFIVRGVEKAQVNMVSDWTAFYKYAPFTNMYESLMLFGWTAILLYLLFELKYKNKAFGMFVVPLALMGELSTQILGFNPEAQPLVPALQSNWLLFHVVTTFIGYAAAAVSAGVAYAYFAKRDDTTGKDWAIVFVTTWFIFFFVIYSAYRENVPLYLVVSAIVALVFCGFLYLLKRYGITKIFPSIETMESIMYQSVAVGFVFLTIGIILGAVWAKYAWGGYWSWDPKETWSLITWLIYAAYLHARYIKGLSGKPLAYFTIVGFLSVIFTYYGVNLIIPGLHSYAQ, encoded by the coding sequence ATGATTAGTTCCGTAGCTCTTTTCAATGCAGGAATGGTTACTTTCTTTCTATCATTCCTTCTTTACACAATTCATACTTTTTCCAAAAGTTCCTGGTCAGGAAAATTTGCAACAATATCTGCTTGGCTTGGAGTTCTTGTCCAAGGAGTAGCGTTCATTGTAAGGGGAGTTGAAAAAGCACAAGTTAACATGGTTTCTGATTGGACAGCTTTTTATAAATATGCTCCCTTTACAAATATGTACGAGTCTTTAATGCTCTTTGGATGGACTGCGATACTTTTATACCTTCTCTTTGAACTAAAGTATAAAAACAAAGCTTTCGGTATGTTCGTAGTTCCTTTAGCATTAATGGGAGAACTGTCAACTCAAATTCTCGGTTTTAATCCGGAAGCCCAACCACTAGTTCCAGCCCTTCAGAGTAACTGGTTACTTTTCCACGTAGTAACAACTTTTATCGGTTATGCTGCTGCAGCTGTAAGTGCTGGAGTAGCTTATGCGTACTTTGCAAAGAGAGATGATACAACAGGTAAAGACTGGGCTATTGTTTTTGTAACAACTTGGTTCATCTTTTTCTTTGTGATTTACTCTGCTTATAGAGAAAACGTTCCTCTTTATCTTGTTGTTTCTGCTATTGTTGCTCTTGTCTTCTGTGGATTTTTATATCTTCTTAAAAGGTATGGAATTACAAAGATTTTCCCATCTATTGAAACCATGGAAAGTATAATGTACCAATCTGTAGCAGTAGGATTTGTCTTCTTGACAATTGGAATTATCCTCGGTGCAGTTTGGGCGAAATACGCATGGGGAGGATACTGGTCTTGGGATCCTAAGGAAACATGGTCTCTCATTACTTGGCTTATATACGCTGCATACCTTCATGCCCGTTACATCAAGGGACTTTCTGGAAAGCCACTAGCCTACTTCACAATAGTAGGTTTCTTAAGCGTTATATTCACTTACTACGGTGTTAACCTTATCATTCCAGGACTTCATAGTTACGCTCAATAG
- a CDS encoding cytochrome c biogenesis protein ResB yields the protein MFRKVYDFFSSVKLAIILLLTLAVTSIIGTIIEQQKDPDQYLREYGETTYKIFKFLGFTDVYHSWWYIFLLTLLAINITVCSIKRLPKIWKVVKEPKKIFPEGAEKNLKVVHRITLKGNINEIKEAVIQSLNRLRYKTEVSKEGNGEVHIFADKNVFARLGVYIVHLGVLIVLVGGLITAIFGYRGYILLFKGSSSNIVNFFSNEGKVVELPFIVKCNDFRIDFYPSGMPKAYISDVSIIENGKEVLRKKVKVNDPLEYKGIYFYQATYGQPAGIFFSLFDEKRKPIGDFAVPLSQAVKVKDGVYLRVVGFDPHTLAIGIEVISKGNLKSLTLKPVDFAQKMFPVYYLKEEKVYFILTNIMDGFYTGLQVAKDPGTWIVWVGSTILIVGLFVAFFIPHRRVWARIKESKEEKVTLVIGGITNKGTEGLVKELEEVLGVVKSSYCPNTPKEERDD from the coding sequence ATGTTCAGGAAAGTTTATGATTTTTTTAGTTCTGTAAAACTTGCCATTATCCTGCTTTTAACTCTCGCTGTAACTTCCATAATCGGAACAATAATCGAACAACAAAAAGATCCAGATCAATACTTAAGAGAGTATGGAGAGACTACTTACAAAATTTTTAAATTTTTAGGATTTACAGACGTTTATCATTCATGGTGGTACATCTTTCTTTTAACCCTCCTTGCTATTAACATTACCGTATGTTCAATAAAAAGGCTTCCAAAAATTTGGAAAGTTGTCAAAGAACCAAAGAAAATCTTCCCAGAGGGTGCAGAGAAGAATCTAAAGGTAGTTCACAGAATAACTTTAAAAGGAAACATTAATGAAATAAAAGAAGCTGTTATTCAGTCTCTCAATAGATTGCGCTACAAAACAGAAGTTTCAAAAGAGGGAAACGGAGAAGTTCACATATTTGCAGATAAGAATGTGTTTGCAAGATTGGGAGTTTACATCGTTCACTTGGGAGTTTTAATAGTTCTTGTTGGTGGACTTATCACTGCAATTTTTGGATATAGAGGATACATACTTCTTTTCAAAGGCAGTAGCTCTAACATCGTTAATTTCTTCTCAAATGAAGGAAAGGTTGTAGAACTTCCATTCATTGTAAAGTGTAATGACTTTAGGATTGACTTTTATCCATCAGGTATGCCAAAAGCTTACATATCTGACGTATCAATAATTGAAAACGGAAAAGAAGTTCTTAGAAAAAAAGTAAAAGTTAACGATCCTCTCGAATATAAAGGAATTTACTTTTATCAAGCTACCTATGGGCAGCCTGCGGGTATTTTCTTTTCCCTGTTTGACGAAAAGAGAAAACCTATTGGTGATTTTGCAGTTCCCCTGTCTCAGGCTGTAAAAGTAAAAGATGGAGTTTACTTAAGAGTGGTTGGTTTTGATCCACACACTCTTGCAATTGGAATAGAAGTTATAAGTAAGGGAAACTTAAAATCTTTAACTTTAAAACCTGTAGACTTTGCTCAAAAAATGTTTCCTGTTTATTACTTAAAAGAAGAAAAAGTCTATTTCATACTTACAAACATCATGGATGGCTTTTACACAGGACTGCAGGTTGCTAAAGATCCAGGAACTTGGATTGTATGGGTAGGTAGCACCATCTTGATAGTTGGCCTTTTTGTTGCCTTTTTCATTCCACACAGGAGAGTTTGGGCTAGGATTAAAGAAAGTAAAGAAGAAAAAGTAACTCTTGTAATTGGTGGAATAACAAATAAAGGAACAGAGGGACTTGTTAAGGAGTTGGAGGAGGTCTTAGGGGTAGTTAAGTCTTCATACTGTCCAAATACCCCTAAGGAGGAAAGAGATGATTAG
- a CDS encoding HD domain-containing protein has translation LKDLEKVPESPPHQYNLKKHTILSVEYLETFCLKEKDYILLEFSKEIGSRELFKDFSDSDCLKLTALYHDVGKPITVKEKDGRLTFYNHDKVGAKIAKEAFLRLRFGKKASSLASNVIRHHLRPFFLYELYKEKRLSDKAIYRFFESTRNFSFHVLLHSVADFMATSEENKMKIDEFIRFIHYLLKFYRERIKNLKPLLSGREIMKIKNFDRPNECVGKIKKKLLELQALGKIKTVDEAVKFVKGYSCESSRES, from the coding sequence AACTTAAGGATCTAGAGAAGGTTCCTGAGAGCCCTCCCCACCAGTATAACCTAAAAAAGCACACAATCTTGTCCGTAGAATATTTGGAAACTTTCTGTCTAAAGGAAAAAGATTACATCCTACTTGAATTTTCAAAAGAAATTGGAAGCAGAGAACTATTTAAAGATTTTTCCGATTCAGATTGTCTAAAGTTAACTGCCCTTTATCATGATGTAGGCAAACCTATTACAGTTAAGGAAAAGGATGGAAGACTAACTTTCTATAACCACGACAAAGTAGGGGCTAAAATAGCAAAAGAGGCTTTTTTGCGCTTGAGATTCGGGAAAAAAGCAAGCTCTTTAGCAAGCAACGTTATAAGACATCACTTAAGACCTTTCTTTCTTTATGAACTTTATAAGGAGAAGAGGCTATCGGACAAAGCTATCTATAGGTTCTTTGAGTCAACCAGAAATTTTAGCTTTCATGTTCTACTTCACAGCGTTGCAGATTTTATGGCAACTTCTGAAGAAAATAAAATGAAAATAGATGAGTTTATAAGGTTCATTCACTACTTGCTTAAGTTCTACAGAGAAAGAATAAAAAATTTAAAGCCTTTGCTTTCCGGTAGAGAAATTATGAAAATAAAGAATTTTGACAGACCAAATGAATGTGTAGGAAAGATAAAGAAGAAACTGCTTGAACTCCAAGCTCTTGGTAAGATAAAAACGGTAGATGAAGCTGTAAAGTTCGTTAAGGGGTATTCGTGTGAAAGTTCTCGTGAAAGCTGA